The following are encoded together in the Malaya genurostris strain Urasoe2022 chromosome 3, Malgen_1.1, whole genome shotgun sequence genome:
- the LOC131439067 gene encoding uncharacterized protein LOC131439067: MTVNALPFLMNIAHFNLRACFVQKKEYSQIRDRAEFIITVKRKTISPMYTNVRRDMFSITSPVCVKSATPRQIVKWSNALLPVDSEHMVPVRPSMPTVFIRIFQQVSQTYTCTSVLIIRVSMVLNASMSAPRKAILKIHKISQLTSGAPYPAIDGTLNF; the protein is encoded by the exons ATGACGGTCAATGCTCTTCCGTTCCTAATGAATATTGCTCATTTCAACCTCAGAGCATGTTTTGTACAGAAGAAGGAGTATTCCCAG ATCCGAGATCGTGCGGAATTTATCAttactgtgaaaagaaaaactaTCAGTCCGATGTATACGAATGTCCGGAGGGATATGTTTTCAATTACCTCACCGGTTTGTGTAAAATCGGCGACTCCCCGTCAGATTGTGAAGTGGTCAAATGCCCTGCTGCCAGTGGATTCGGAACATATGGTACCAGTAAGACCATCTATGCCTACTGTGTTTATTCGAATTTTCCAGCAAGTGTCACAAACATATACATGTACAAGTGTCCTAATAATACGAGTTTCAATGGTTCTAAATGCGAGTATGAGTGCACCACGGAAGGCAATTTTGAAAATACACAAGATAAGTCAACTTACTTCCGGTGCTCCATATCCGGCAATCGATGGAACTCTCAACTTTTGA